From one Vanessa tameamea isolate UH-Manoa-2023 chromosome 9, ilVanTame1 primary haplotype, whole genome shotgun sequence genomic stretch:
- the LOC113395005 gene encoding mitochondrial uncoupling protein 4, translating into MPVLRNADHPASKGTDSLPARYGVAVLGAWAAESATYPFDLTKTRLQIQSEVAAAKHGYTMENHGMIKTALGIAKQEGISKLWSGLMPMFQRHAIYSGSRLIIYEHFRNAFKDTNGKVSLGAASMGGLVAGSLAQLIASPTDLVKVQMQAEGRRVLQGKPRRFANCRQAYTMLYAEAGILGFWRGAIPNVQRAALVNMGDLVAYDYSKQFLIREFGMADTALVHAAAAFAAGFVAAVMGTPADVLKTRLMNQPVGPDGRGTLYRGMIDCLKQSVKNEGIFSLYKGFLPLWMRLGPWALINWVAFENIMLAIGGHTF; encoded by the exons atgccTGTGCTTCGTAACGCTGACCACCCCGCCTCTAAAGGCACCGACTCCCTACCAGCTCGCTATGGTGTTGCTGTGCTTGGGGCTTGGGCCGCGGAGTCAG CTACATATCCGTTCGACTTAACAAAGACAAGGCTACAAATACAGTCCGAGGTAGCCGCAGCGAAGCATGGATACACG ATGGAGAATCACGGAATGATAAAAACGGCTCTGGGCATTGCGAAGCAGGAAGGTATTTCGAAGCTATGGAGTGGGCTCATGCCAATGTTCCAACGTCACGCCATCTACTCGGGCAGTCGGTTGATTATTTACGAACACTTCCGTAATGCATTTAAAGACACAAATGGGAAGGTGTCTCTGGGAGCTGCTTCAATGG GCGGTCTGGTGGCAGGATCTCTGGCACAATTGATCGCGTCACCGACGGATCTGGTGAAAGTGCAAATGCAAGCAGAAGGTCGACGGGTACTGCAAGGAAAGCCGCGGCGCTTTGCCAATTGTAGGCAGGCTTATACGATGCTGTATGCAGAGGCTGGTATTTTAGGTTTTTGGAGAG GTGCAATACCAAATGTTCAACGCGCGGCACTCGTCAATATGGGTGATTTGGTCGCTTACGACTACAGCAAGCAGTTCCTAATACGTGAGTTCGGTATGGCGGATACCGCACTCGTGCATGCCGCGGCCGCCTTCGCCGCCGGCTTCGTGGCAGCCGTCATGGGCACTCCGGCGGACGTACTTAAAACACGTCTTATGAACCAGCCAGTGGGACCGGATggaag aGGCACGCTTTATCGTGGAATGATTGACTGTCTTAAGCAATCTGTGAAAAATGAAGGAATATTCTCGCTGTACAAAGGGTTTCTTCCACTGTGGATGCGGCTCGGTCCTTGGGCTTTAATCAACTGGGTAGCGTTTGAAAACATAATGCTTGCCATCGGAGGCCATACGTTTTAA